A window of Cryptomeria japonica chromosome 3, Sugi_1.0, whole genome shotgun sequence contains these coding sequences:
- the LOC131045689 gene encoding carotenoid cleavage dioxygenase 8 homolog B, chloroplastic yields the protein MAWVDSHVFRIQSSKDLSWHGTIGIGYLSLQTNLCARRRIPKLKLTASMGPFAGKYHVAWQSLKEERWEGELQVDGHIPNWLNGTYLRNGPGVFHIGDYNVNHLFDGYAALIRVQFDNGKVNGGHGQLQSEAYKTAKRNNRICHREFSESPMPSNFLSCIGYLMGMMSGASVTDNANVAVVSLGDGRVICVTETTRGSIQIDPNTLETIGRFNYTDNLGGMNPNQSGHPMVFENELITILPDLINPGYNVVRMLAGTNERTLIRRVNCRGGHAPGWVHSFAVTENYIIVPEMPMRYSLGCIFGGEIFKWRPETKAYMHVVSRVTGEMVTSVEVPLFITLHFINAYEERQELGKKTLIIVDCCEYNADPSIVDILKLKELRCFSGEDVPVNSRIGRFTIPLDGTATGQLDAAMPPEKHGRGIDLCTINPNNIGKMYRYIYGCMTRRPCNITNTLTKIDLKEKVTKSWYVEGSIPSEPFFVARPGAKTEDDGVVISLVSDKHDGGFVVILDASTFTEIAHVKFPYGLPFGTHGCWLPKYNV from the exons ATGGCTTGGGTAGATTCTCATGTCTTTAGAATTCAGAGTTCAAAAGATCTGTCATGGCATGGAACAATTGGCATTGGCTACCTTAGTTTACAGACAAACTTATGTGCCAGACGTAGAATCCCTAAGTTAAAATTGACTGCGAGTATGGGCCCTTTTGCCGGCAAATATCATGTAGCGTGGCAAAGTTTGAAAGAGGAGCGTTGGGAGGGTGAACTCCAAGTTGATGGCCACATTCCAAACTGGTTG AATGGTACCTACCTGCGAAACGGACCGGGAGTATTTCATATAGGCGATTACAATGTCAACCACCTTTTCGATGG ATATGCAGCCCTGATCCGTGTTCAGTTTGATAATGGCAAAGTTAATGGTGGTCATGGACAGTTACAGTCCGAGGCTTACAAGACGGCCAAGAGAAACAACAGAATTTGTCATCGTGAATTTTCAGAATCTCCAATGCCGTCAAATTTCTTATCCTGCATTGGGTACTTGATGGGCATGATGTCTGGCGCCTCAGTTACTGACAATGCTAATGTAGCAGTCGTTAG CCTAGGCGACGGACGAGTTATCTGCGTGACAGAAACTACGAGGGGATCTATACAAATAGATCCCAACACACTCGAAACCATCGGTAGATTCAACTATACCGACAATCTGGGA GGGATGAATCCCAACCAGTCTGGACACCCTATGGTATTCGAGAACGAACTTATCACAATCCTTCCAGATCTCATCAACCCAGGATACAATGTTGTCCGCATGCTTGCTGGAACTAACGAAAGAACTTTAATTCGAAGG GTAAATTGCAGAGGAGGTCATGCTCCAGGTTGGGTTCATTCTTTTGCAGTGACAGAGAACTACATCATTGTTCCCGAAATGCCCATGAGATATTCATTAGGTTGTATCTTCGGAGGAGAGATTTTCAAATGGCGGCCAGAGACCAAGGCATACATGCATGTAGTTTCTAGAGTTACTGGAGAGATG GTTACATCTGTTGAAGTGCCATTATTCATAACATTACACTTCATCAATGCTTATGAAGAAAGACAAGAGCTTGGCAAGAAGACGTTAATAATAGTTGATTGTTGTGAATATAACGCCGATCCCTCCATCGTAGATATATTAAAACTAAAAGAGTTGAGATGCTTCTCTGGTGAAGACGTTCCTGTAAATTCAAG AATAGGACGCTTCACGATACCCCTTGATGGCACTGCAACAGGGCAATTAGATGCTGCGATGCCTCCAGAGAAACACGGTAGAGGAATAGACCTGTGTACCATAAATCCAAACAACATTGGGAAGATGTATCGTTATATATATGGCTGTATGACACGACGCCCTTGCAATATTACCAATACTCTTACAAAG ATCGATTTGAAAGAGAAAGTAACAAAAAGTTGGTATGTTGAAGGAAGCATTCCATCTGAACCCTTCTTTGTAGCTCGACCTGGAGCTAAAACAGAAGATGATG GAGTGGTGATATCATTAGTGAGTGATAAGCATGATGGAGGATTTGTAGTAATTTTGGATGCATCTACATTTACAGAAATTGCTCATGTAAAGTTTCCTTATGGACTACCATTTGGCACACATGGTTGTTGGCTTCCCAAGTATAATGTATAA